Proteins from a genomic interval of Methanohalophilus levihalophilus:
- a CDS encoding PEF-CTERM sorting domain-containing protein: protein MKAAIFLMLMFMLFGFLFAGLVSFGDDPAPVGTSSGNDAFKPAQVEGPQEWNTSTFDDGFKIRVSPGDGGGGKILIVEEDPILPIAHFTSNTTGGLAPLSVQFWDNSSNTTGISWDFDGDNVEDSNTSSPFWVFGVGNHSVNLTASNGNGTDVYAAYINVTEAEEPEKENPILPVAYFKSNVSSGFAPLAVQFWDNSSNASSISWDFDGDHVEDSNTSSPFWVFGVGNHSVNLTASNGNGTDVYAAYINVTEVEGPEEEDPILPMAHFTSNVTGGLAPLSVQFWDNSSNATIISWDFDGDNVEDSNSSSPVWTFNAFGPHEVNLIASNANGSHSYIGTIYVTPDEEIPEFPTIAIPIMIVGMLFFISRRNLK, encoded by the coding sequence ATGAAAGCTGCTATATTTCTCATGCTAATGTTTATGCTGTTCGGATTTCTTTTTGCAGGATTAGTTTCATTTGGAGATGATCCTGCGCCGGTTGGCACAAGTTCCGGCAATGATGCGTTTAAACCAGCTCAGGTGGAGGGTCCTCAGGAATGGAATACGTCTACCTTTGACGATGGTTTTAAAATTCGTGTAAGTCCGGGTGATGGTGGCGGTGGAAAGATATTGATTGTCGAAGAAGATCCGATTCTTCCGATAGCTCACTTCACTTCCAATACAACCGGCGGTCTTGCTCCCCTTTCCGTTCAGTTCTGGGATAATTCAAGCAACACTACCGGCATTTCCTGGGATTTTGATGGTGACAACGTTGAAGATTCCAATACCTCTTCTCCGTTCTGGGTATTTGGGGTCGGCAACCATAGTGTAAACCTCACTGCAAGCAATGGAAATGGCACTGATGTTTATGCTGCTTACATCAACGTTACAGAAGCTGAAGAACCTGAGAAGGAGAATCCAATTCTTCCGGTAGCTTACTTCAAGTCAAATGTTAGCAGTGGATTTGCTCCTCTTGCAGTACAGTTCTGGGATAATTCCAGCAATGCTTCCAGTATTTCCTGGGATTTTGATGGTGATCACGTTGAAGATTCCAATACCTCTTCTCCGTTCTGGGTCTTTGGGGTCGGCAATCATAGTGTAAACCTCACTGCCAGCAATGGAAATGGCACCGATGTTTATGCTGCTTACATCAACGTTACTGAAGTCGAAGGGCCTGAGGAGGAAGATCCGATTCTTCCGATGGCTCACTTCACTTCCAATGTAACCGGCGGTCTTGCTCCCCTTTCCGTTCAGTTCTGGGATAATTCCAGCAATGCTACCATCATTTCATGGGACTTTGATGGCGACAATGTTGAAGACTCTAATTCCAGTTCCCCTGTATGGACATTCAATGCGTTCGGGCCACATGAAGTAAACCTGATTGCAAGCAATGCCAATGGAAGTCACAGCTACATTGGCACAATATATGTGACGCCGGATGAAGAAATTCCGGAATTCCCGACAATTGCCATTCCAATAATGATTGTGGGAATGTTGTTCTTCATCAGCAGAAGAAATTTAAAATGA
- the queC gene encoding 7-cyano-7-deazaguanine synthase QueC has product MSGICLLSSGLDSVAALVLSKKKMDIDIALTFDYGQRSAVIETSFSKKICDYYGIPHKIIKLDWLADITNTSLVNMDESLPKPSDEDLFSEVATNTASAVWVPNRNGLVLNIAACFAESMDCEFIITGFNGEEAATFPDNSPEFVDAANTFFTYSTLKDVNVYAPLLGLDKESIVKLSIENDTPLRWSWSCYDSGPVPCGVCESCKRRSLAFEKIGVTDPLFVETEGTK; this is encoded by the coding sequence TTGTCAGGGATATGTCTTTTGAGCAGTGGTCTGGATTCAGTCGCCGCTCTTGTATTGTCAAAGAAAAAAATGGATATTGATATTGCACTTACCTTTGACTACGGCCAGCGGTCTGCTGTGATTGAAACTTCTTTTTCCAAAAAAATATGTGATTATTACGGTATCCCTCATAAAATCATTAAACTTGATTGGCTGGCAGATATAACTAATACGTCTCTTGTGAACATGGATGAATCATTACCAAAACCCAGTGATGAGGATCTTTTCTCTGAGGTTGCGACAAATACTGCGTCAGCAGTATGGGTTCCGAATCGCAATGGTTTGGTGCTCAATATCGCTGCGTGCTTTGCGGAAAGCATGGATTGTGAATTTATAATCACAGGTTTTAACGGCGAGGAGGCAGCAACTTTCCCGGATAACTCGCCGGAATTTGTGGATGCTGCCAACACTTTTTTCACTTACTCAACTCTTAAGGATGTGAATGTTTATGCTCCTTTGTTGGGGCTGGACAAAGAATCTATCGTGAAATTATCTATTGAAAACGATACTCCTCTCAGGTGGAGCTGGAGTTGCTACGATTCGGGTCCTGTTCCCTGCGGAGTTTGTGAAAGCTGTAAAAGACGTTCTCTTGCTTTTGAAAAAATCGGTGTAACCGATCCATTATTTGTTGAAACGGAGGGTACAAAATGA
- a CDS encoding DUF366 family protein, producing the protein MEAYIMDEKIDYDGSQISSLWAYSAFGIQSDSIVAFRGACDVVPDHMIDLEDLRQNESIESPDMLHFIVEHFDSTDLKLVYARQRLFTTIFASVLADEGIEVGRDGDDLFVNGKKLSISIASTSAISQKIHFGVNVTHDFYGNLKEAGMSEERAINLLDIVSEKYAFEMEDIEADLRKSRQLGVF; encoded by the coding sequence ATAGAAGCTTATATAATGGATGAGAAAATCGATTATGACGGTAGCCAGATTTCATCACTCTGGGCTTATTCCGCCTTTGGAATCCAATCCGATTCCATAGTTGCTTTCAGGGGTGCATGTGATGTTGTTCCTGATCATATGATTGATCTGGAAGATCTAAGGCAGAATGAATCAATTGAATCTCCTGATATGCTTCATTTCATCGTGGAACACTTTGATTCCACTGATCTCAAGCTCGTTTATGCCAGACAGCGCCTGTTTACCACTATTTTTGCTTCAGTGCTAGCGGACGAAGGCATTGAAGTAGGGCGGGATGGCGATGATCTTTTCGTAAACGGGAAAAAACTGTCGATTTCAATAGCAAGTACGTCTGCTATTTCCCAGAAAATTCATTTCGGTGTAAATGTAACTCATGATTTCTACGGCAATCTAAAAGAAGCTGGCATGAGTGAAGAACGGGCCATAAACCTGTTGGATATTGTTTCTGAAAAGTATGCTTTTGAAATGGAAGATATTGAAGCTGACTTAAGAAAATCCAGGCAATTGGGGGTATTTTGA
- a CDS encoding 7-carboxy-7-deazaguanine synthase QueE: MIQEASLIEVFCAVQGEGPYVGVRQAFVRFSGCNLNCNYCDTPVTPPAVCKYETPGQVASFSDVNNPMDPARVDQLIESYDKIHSVSLTGGEPLLHADFISSLSTEVPLYLESNMTLPDMARKVKDRVRYVSGDVKLDPGLPGDEFDSHLKNTIECFRNLRNTDSRDCFCKVVVTSKTSVDDLISIIEEIHGFVSCVILQPVTQEQMAASPSFLLDCQHSLLDMVDTRIIPQTHKMWGCL; this comes from the coding sequence TTGATTCAGGAAGCATCCCTGATTGAAGTTTTCTGTGCCGTGCAGGGTGAAGGTCCCTATGTAGGGGTTCGGCAGGCGTTTGTGAGGTTTTCAGGCTGCAATCTTAATTGCAACTATTGTGATACTCCAGTCACACCTCCTGCCGTTTGCAAGTACGAAACTCCCGGTCAGGTGGCTTCATTCTCGGATGTAAATAATCCAATGGATCCTGCACGTGTAGATCAACTAATAGAATCTTATGATAAAATCCATTCAGTATCCCTTACAGGTGGAGAACCTCTCCTTCATGCTGATTTCATCTCCTCTCTTTCAACTGAAGTTCCGCTTTACCTTGAAAGTAATATGACGCTGCCGGATATGGCTAGAAAAGTAAAAGATAGAGTTCGCTATGTTTCCGGTGATGTAAAACTTGATCCCGGCCTCCCCGGGGATGAATTTGATTCACATTTAAAGAACACAATTGAATGCTTCCGCAATCTTCGAAATACGGATTCTCGGGATTGCTTCTGCAAAGTTGTTGTTACTTCAAAAACGTCTGTAGATGACTTGATTTCAATTATTGAAGAAATTCATGGCTTTGTTAGCTGCGTAATACTCCAACCTGTAACTCAGGAGCAAATGGCCGCCAGTCCATCCTTTTTGCTGGATTGCCAGCATAGCTTGCTGGATATGGTTGATACTCGTATAATTCCCCAGACTCACAAGATGTGGGGGTGCTTATGA
- the queD gene encoding 6-carboxytetrahydropterin synthase QueD: MMTNANTKMKLGIVEYIDSAHYLPGHETCGIVHGHTYKTEIVIEGEKKETGMVMDFYEIKTTVREVLKEFDHRLLNDILEFPSAENMCEAIHARLSEALGYPVSVKVWEGEGKWCQISDFD, encoded by the coding sequence ATGATGACAAATGCAAATACTAAGATGAAACTCGGAATCGTTGAATACATTGACAGTGCACACTATCTCCCGGGACATGAGACTTGTGGGATAGTGCATGGGCACACGTACAAGACTGAAATTGTGATTGAAGGTGAAAAGAAGGAAACCGGTATGGTCATGGATTTCTATGAAATTAAAACAACTGTGCGTGAAGTCCTGAAGGAATTCGATCACCGATTGCTAAATGATATTCTTGAATTCCCGAGCGCTGAAAATATGTGTGAGGCCATCCATGCCCGTTTGTCAGAAGCATTGGGATATCCGGTTTCTGTGAAGGTGTGGGAAGGGGAAGGCAAGTGGTGTCAGATTAGTGACTTTGACTGA
- the nifB gene encoding nitrogenase cofactor biosynthesis protein NifB — MPEESAKGLEECEEDKFADDIHRKISQHPCYDKSAQHKYGRIHLPVAPKCNIQCNYCERKFDCVNESRPGVTSEVLSPQQALEKTRQVLKDYPFIKVVAVAGPGDPLANDETFETLELIKNEFPDITLCLSTNGLALPERMEDILRVGVETLTVTMNTIDPEIGAHIIGHVSYQGKVYRGIEAASILLKNQLEGIKKAVDAGLVVKINTVMIPGINDDHIVDVAKKLNEMGVYIMNVMPLITQAKFADLTAPTEKERKAVQNACEPYVQQMRHCRQCRSDAYGLIGKDLSQMSEERRNLIKVESLKHEENDSEK, encoded by the coding sequence TTGCCTGAAGAAAGCGCTAAAGGGCTGGAAGAATGTGAAGAGGATAAATTTGCTGATGACATTCATCGGAAAATTTCTCAACATCCATGTTATGATAAAAGTGCCCAGCACAAATACGGCAGGATTCACTTGCCTGTGGCTCCAAAATGTAATATCCAGTGTAACTACTGTGAACGCAAATTTGACTGCGTGAACGAAAGCAGGCCTGGGGTAACCAGTGAGGTACTCTCCCCACAACAGGCTCTTGAAAAAACAAGGCAGGTTCTTAAGGATTATCCGTTTATTAAAGTAGTCGCAGTGGCAGGTCCGGGAGATCCTCTTGCAAACGATGAAACCTTTGAGACTCTTGAATTAATCAAAAACGAGTTCCCTGATATCACACTATGTCTCAGCACAAATGGTCTTGCACTTCCGGAAAGGATGGAGGATATTCTTAGAGTTGGTGTAGAAACACTGACAGTCACCATGAATACAATCGATCCCGAAATAGGTGCACATATTATTGGTCATGTTAGCTATCAGGGCAAGGTGTACAGGGGAATTGAAGCGGCTTCTATTCTTCTTAAAAACCAGCTTGAGGGAATCAAAAAAGCCGTGGATGCAGGTCTTGTTGTTAAAATCAATACTGTTATGATTCCGGGCATTAACGATGATCATATCGTGGATGTGGCTAAAAAACTCAATGAGATGGGTGTATACATCATGAATGTCATGCCTCTCATTACACAGGCTAAATTTGCAGACCTGACTGCTCCTACGGAGAAGGAAAGGAAAGCAGTTCAGAATGCCTGTGAACCCTATGTTCAGCAGATGCGCCATTGCAGGCAATGTCGCTCCGATGCTTATGGCCTTATTGGCAAGGATTTGTCCCAGATGAGTGAGGAAAGGCGGAACCTCATCAAAGTTGAAAGTCTCAAACATGAGGAAAATGACTCTGAAAAATAA
- a CDS encoding methanogenesis marker 2 protein, with protein MDLEKLANELCNFEGVVRKKPISDIARMFEDVLSEYSDTIVDMGDDAAVIDIGGDEVILFAADGIWGRIVDASPWWTGYTSVVVNVNDISAMGGRPLAMVNVMSSSDEGVSKGMLEGMRAGIRKFGVPMVGGHMHPDTPYNSLAVAIIGIARKDSLIRSDSASAGDVVIVAYDLDGKVGENSPYSWDTTSFKDSETVKARFLIMKDIGEAGLVTSGKDISNPGTLGTLGMLCETSGVGATVDISKIPCPESLPLTQWLKVYPATGYVVTVKQDKKDECIKAFEDVGITAAEVGVITSSRQLEIEHEGKKACVFDFEKDIITGIKSH; from the coding sequence TTGGACCTTGAAAAACTGGCCAATGAACTTTGCAATTTTGAAGGTGTTGTCCGTAAGAAACCTATTTCAGATATTGCCCGGATGTTTGAGGACGTCCTGTCTGAATATTCCGATACGATCGTGGATATGGGCGATGACGCTGCGGTAATCGACATTGGTGGTGACGAGGTTATTCTTTTTGCAGCAGATGGTATATGGGGACGGATAGTTGATGCAAGTCCCTGGTGGACGGGCTATACTTCTGTTGTTGTTAATGTAAATGATATTTCAGCAATGGGGGGTAGACCTCTTGCGATGGTAAATGTCATGTCTTCAAGTGACGAAGGAGTTTCAAAAGGTATGCTTGAAGGTATGCGTGCAGGAATTCGTAAATTTGGTGTTCCCATGGTTGGGGGGCACATGCACCCGGATACTCCATACAATTCGTTAGCAGTTGCAATAATTGGAATTGCCCGCAAGGATTCCCTTATTCGAAGTGATTCTGCATCAGCTGGAGATGTGGTTATTGTAGCTTATGATCTTGACGGCAAGGTAGGGGAAAACTCTCCTTACAGCTGGGATACGACTTCCTTTAAGGATTCGGAAACCGTAAAGGCACGTTTCCTTATAATGAAGGATATCGGGGAAGCAGGACTTGTGACTTCAGGAAAAGATATCAGTAACCCCGGAACCCTTGGTACTCTCGGGATGTTGTGTGAAACCAGCGGTGTCGGCGCAACGGTTGACATAAGTAAAATCCCCTGTCCTGAGTCCCTGCCACTGACACAATGGCTGAAAGTATATCCTGCTACGGGTTATGTAGTGACAGTAAAACAGGATAAAAAAGATGAATGCATCAAAGCCTTCGAAGATGTGGGAATTACCGCTGCCGAAGTCGGAGTAATCACGTCATCCCGACAGCTTGAAATCGAACACGAGGGAAAAAAAGCCTGCGTATTCGATTTTGAGAAGGATATTATTACAGGTATTAAATCACATTAA
- a CDS encoding radical SAM protein, producing MRLIGLSENNGEVKLEFFGCNLKCPYCVHITQPFEEYSIDDILDYVRESGAQKVFLGGAEPTIQKDLLSLIEELSTLGVEIVLKSDGMKPDVLERAMPYVKGFVLELKAPMDNIASLMELTGMSEERVEKYVANLSKSLELAKRKWLRIWIRVIPGYVTGDNFDKILPVLEGSSEVLLYQFLSNPDFDLSFKDFSGPVPSWDEMEELAKIACQAAPKIIVIGEKGKKSIQCDN from the coding sequence ATGCGTTTAATCGGATTATCTGAAAATAATGGTGAAGTCAAGCTGGAGTTTTTTGGTTGCAACCTTAAATGTCCATACTGTGTACACATAACCCAGCCCTTTGAAGAGTACTCGATTGATGATATTCTGGACTATGTCCGGGAGTCCGGTGCCCAAAAGGTTTTCCTTGGAGGTGCAGAACCCACCATCCAGAAAGACCTACTTTCTCTAATAGAAGAACTGAGCACCCTCGGCGTTGAAATCGTGTTGAAATCGGATGGGATGAAGCCAGATGTTCTGGAGCGTGCAATGCCGTATGTGAAGGGCTTTGTTCTGGAATTGAAGGCGCCGATGGATAACATTGCTTCGTTAATGGAGTTGACTGGAATGTCAGAGGAACGGGTGGAAAAATATGTTGCAAATCTTTCCAAGTCTCTTGAACTGGCAAAGAGAAAGTGGCTTCGGATCTGGATTCGTGTAATTCCCGGTTATGTTACAGGGGACAATTTTGACAAAATCCTGCCTGTATTGGAGGGCTCCTCTGAAGTTCTTCTGTACCAGTTCTTGAGTAATCCTGATTTTGATCTATCTTTTAAGGATTTTTCAGGTCCGGTTCCTTCGTGGGATGAGATGGAGGAGTTGGCTAAGATTGCATGTCAGGCAGCACCAAAAATTATTGTTATCGGTGAAAAGGGCAAAAAATCGATTCAGTGCGATAATTGA
- a CDS encoding DUF5611 family protein, which yields MSKKSSPVQLHVRKLILHTFMLTGTFIDSKYHVRSVIMQEYKLKRGNSPDIERIYEELQASFPSEIVRDGDKLTTSYGAMSELSVWMNGKLLVVDTVSNTEGLDDDAILDTNKHFRDFLFKATGYTAKERLKQAKKAVSK from the coding sequence ATGTCCAAAAAAAGTTCTCCTGTGCAGCTACATGTAAGAAAACTCATTTTACATACATTTATGCTAACCGGAACATTTATTGATTCAAAATATCATGTAAGATCGGTAATCATGCAGGAGTATAAATTAAAACGTGGCAATTCCCCTGATATTGAGAGGATTTATGAAGAACTTCAGGCTAGCTTCCCTTCCGAGATTGTTCGTGATGGAGATAAATTGACAACTTCTTATGGTGCGATGTCCGAATTATCTGTCTGGATGAATGGCAAGCTCCTTGTTGTGGATACAGTTTCTAACACTGAAGGACTTGATGATGACGCAATCCTTGATACCAACAAGCACTTCAGGGATTTCCTGTTCAAGGCAACCGGTTACACTGCTAAAGAGCGTCTTAAGCAGGCAAAGAAAGCAGTCTCAAAATAA
- a CDS encoding chorismate--pyruvate lyase family protein codes for MNRDFLEALKGFEIPTCLRVCAGTDGSVTFLLEIMARSEVSVVTEDQHLVEADAEMAKLLGEDEGVSVNHRTVTLVAGGTPYVHALSLSPLDRMPEKVKQDLMRADIPIGKILRNYGMETRRDFETIQLEDGQELFGCDKVLSRTYRIVYQNATLMWIKESFPVDSRWNL; via the coding sequence GTGAACCGTGATTTTCTTGAAGCTCTTAAGGGCTTTGAGATTCCTACATGTTTGAGGGTTTGTGCCGGTACCGATGGCTCTGTTACATTCCTGCTTGAAATCATGGCCCGCAGTGAGGTTTCAGTGGTTACTGAAGATCAGCATCTTGTGGAAGCAGATGCTGAAATGGCTAAATTGTTGGGTGAAGATGAAGGTGTGTCTGTAAACCATCGTACAGTCACGCTTGTAGCCGGTGGTACTCCTTATGTACATGCGTTGTCTCTGTCTCCGTTGGATAGGATGCCTGAAAAAGTAAAGCAGGATCTGATGCGTGCTGATATCCCCATTGGTAAAATCCTGAGGAACTATGGCATGGAGACTCGTAGGGATTTTGAGACCATACAGCTCGAGGATGGTCAGGAACTGTTCGGCTGTGACAAGGTTCTTTCGCGTACTTATCGGATTGTGTACCAGAATGCGACTCTTATGTGGATAAAGGAAAGCTTCCCTGTAGACAGCCGCTGGAACCTGTAA
- a CDS encoding tetrathionate reductase family octaheme c-type cytochrome yields MKICLATGIFLILLIVAVFPASSATMTHSFLEGPYDSGPEVTEECIECHVNQANDLLNSTHWLWTSCAACGCEEEHLYDLGKRTVINNFCVAVASNEPRCTSCHAGYGWEDDTFDFTNASNLDCLVCHETTGTYTKIPTGAGAVDPSVDLVAVAQSVGSPSRETCGGNCHFFGGGGDNVKHGDMSSALLEPSADLDVHMGGLDFSCQNCHETTAHNVAGRFAGTPGSECRVECSDCHTETPHAGEYKERLDAHSDSIACQTCHIPTYAREIPTKMFWDWSKAGQDIDSIPVDEYGKATYDKKKGEFVWAMDVRPDYAWFNGSFDLYRLGDELDPDEVDVIKEPLGSREDSDSKIYPFKIHVAKQISDAQYNYLIIPDLFGGEKSYWATYDWNKAAEAGMDYVGMPYSGEYEFVETALYESINHEVAPASQALQCDDCHLEGGMDFVTLGYSGDPMIVGDQRPASSTTEDPADVPEAEATPTEATPGFSILLTSGVMLLLTLLLRRKD; encoded by the coding sequence ATGAAAATATGCTTAGCTACTGGAATCTTTTTGATTTTACTCATAGTGGCTGTTTTTCCCGCTTCATCGGCAACGATGACTCACAGTTTTCTTGAGGGGCCTTATGACAGTGGTCCGGAAGTGACTGAAGAATGTATCGAGTGTCATGTGAATCAAGCGAATGATCTCTTAAATTCCACTCACTGGCTGTGGACAAGCTGTGCAGCATGTGGATGTGAGGAAGAACATCTCTATGATCTCGGGAAACGAACTGTAATTAACAACTTCTGTGTGGCTGTTGCTTCCAATGAGCCACGTTGCACATCCTGCCATGCAGGATATGGTTGGGAGGATGACACCTTTGATTTTACCAATGCTTCCAACCTTGATTGTCTTGTATGCCATGAGACTACGGGGACTTACACGAAGATTCCCACAGGTGCGGGAGCAGTTGATCCGTCCGTGGATCTTGTTGCTGTTGCACAGAGTGTCGGAAGTCCCAGCAGGGAAACGTGCGGTGGGAACTGCCACTTCTTTGGCGGCGGTGGCGATAATGTGAAGCACGGTGATATGTCTTCGGCTCTTCTGGAACCCTCTGCAGATCTGGATGTACATATGGGTGGTCTGGATTTTAGCTGCCAGAACTGCCATGAAACCACTGCTCATAACGTTGCAGGAAGATTTGCAGGTACTCCGGGTTCAGAATGTCGTGTGGAATGCTCTGATTGCCACACTGAAACACCACATGCTGGTGAATACAAAGAACGTCTTGATGCGCATTCTGACTCAATTGCATGCCAGACGTGCCATATTCCAACCTATGCACGGGAGATCCCTACAAAAATGTTCTGGGACTGGTCAAAAGCTGGTCAGGACATAGATTCTATCCCAGTTGACGAATACGGCAAAGCAACATATGATAAAAAGAAAGGTGAGTTTGTCTGGGCAATGGATGTAAGGCCTGATTATGCCTGGTTCAATGGAAGTTTCGATCTCTATAGGCTTGGGGATGAACTTGATCCTGATGAAGTTGACGTAATCAAAGAACCACTTGGGAGCAGGGAAGATTCAGATTCAAAAATATATCCTTTCAAGATCCATGTTGCTAAGCAGATCAGTGATGCGCAGTACAACTACCTGATAATCCCAGATCTGTTTGGAGGCGAGAAGTCCTACTGGGCAACCTATGACTGGAACAAAGCTGCAGAAGCAGGCATGGATTATGTAGGGATGCCCTACAGCGGAGAATATGAATTTGTTGAAACTGCTCTTTATGAGAGCATAAACCATGAAGTTGCTCCCGCTTCACAGGCACTTCAATGTGATGATTGTCACCTTGAAGGAGGAATGGACTTTGTAACTCTTGGCTATAGCGGAGATCCGATGATAGTTGGGGATCAGCGTCCAGCTTCATCAACAACAGAAGACCCGGCTGATGTTCCTGAAGCAGAGGCTACACCTACAGAGGCCACTCCCGGATTCAGCATTTTGCTTACTTCCGGAGTAATGCTTCTATTGACTCTGCTTTTGAGAAGAAAGGATTGA
- a CDS encoding winged helix-turn-helix transcriptional regulator: MKNCTIYNTMDIIGKRWTLCILLELYKGDNNEKQFNELKGMLEGITPKMLSTRLKELEEQGIVNKSVDSTTLPARSFYSLTESGMDFIRIIQDIKQWALAWQIDNPECGMTECKYCGIISK, from the coding sequence ATGAAGAATTGCACAATATACAATACAATGGATATTATCGGGAAAAGATGGACACTTTGTATCCTCCTTGAACTCTACAAGGGAGATAACAACGAAAAGCAATTCAATGAGCTTAAAGGAATGCTTGAGGGAATTACCCCAAAAATGCTTTCTACAAGGCTTAAGGAACTGGAAGAGCAGGGAATAGTAAACAAAAGCGTTGACAGTACCACCTTGCCGGCCAGATCATTTTACTCCCTTACTGAAAGCGGCATGGATTTTATTCGCATCATCCAGGATATAAAGCAATGGGCATTGGCATGGCAAATTGACAACCCCGAATGTGGAATGACCGAATGCAAGTATTGTGGCATTATTTCTAAATAA
- the hcp gene encoding hydroxylamine reductase codes for MFCYQCEEAAKGTGCTTGGACGKSGEVADLQDKLIYALKGVAFYNSKAREEGFAKPETDKLLLEGLFATVTNVNFEADYFENKIAEAVAVRDGLRDELSEKGIKKLLSKLSGKVTVENAPGEATVSREPLMAGDNFGILRIEDEDIRSLKELLVYGIKGMAAYAHHAYVLGFQDEEIFKFIEKGLVATTRDDIGVPELVDLVLECGSVAVTTMALLDEANTSTYGTPEPTSINIGVGENPGILVSGHDLKDIKQLLEQTEGTGIDVYTHGEMLPAHAYPELKKYEHLVGNYGGSWWAQKDEFESFNGPILMTTNCLVPPKASYKDRLYTTSMVGFEGVKHIEENADGSKDFSAIIKQAKQCSAPDELETGAVMGGFAHSAVLSVADKVIEAVKAGKISRFIVMAGCDGRHSSRDYYSDFANSLPDDAVILTAGCAKYRYNKLDLGDIGGIPRVLDAGQCNDSYSLVVVALKLAEAFGLDDVNELPVSYNIAWYEQKACTVLLALLSLGVKNIVLGPELPAFVSPNVLNVLVENFNISANTTVEADLERLL; via the coding sequence ATGTTTTGTTATCAATGTGAAGAAGCTGCTAAAGGCACAGGTTGTACAACCGGTGGTGCCTGTGGAAAGTCCGGGGAAGTCGCAGATTTGCAGGACAAGCTGATCTATGCCCTGAAAGGTGTTGCCTTCTACAATTCGAAAGCAAGGGAAGAAGGATTCGCCAAACCAGAAACAGACAAATTGCTTCTTGAAGGTTTGTTTGCTACAGTTACTAACGTAAACTTTGAGGCCGACTACTTCGAGAATAAAATCGCTGAAGCAGTTGCAGTAAGGGATGGGCTGCGGGACGAATTGTCTGAAAAAGGAATTAAGAAACTCCTGTCAAAGCTTTCAGGTAAGGTAACTGTTGAGAATGCTCCGGGAGAAGCAACTGTATCAAGAGAACCACTGATGGCCGGTGACAATTTCGGAATACTCCGGATTGAAGATGAGGATATTCGTTCCCTTAAGGAATTGCTGGTTTACGGTATCAAAGGTATGGCAGCCTACGCTCATCATGCCTACGTACTTGGATTCCAGGATGAAGAGATCTTCAAGTTCATTGAGAAAGGACTTGTAGCAACCACAAGGGATGACATAGGTGTTCCTGAACTTGTCGATCTTGTCCTTGAATGTGGTTCAGTTGCAGTGACTACAATGGCTCTCCTTGATGAGGCAAACACATCCACATACGGCACACCTGAACCAACATCAATCAACATTGGAGTTGGGGAAAACCCGGGTATCCTTGTCAGTGGACACGACCTCAAGGATATCAAACAACTTCTTGAGCAGACTGAGGGCACCGGTATAGATGTTTACACCCATGGTGAAATGCTTCCTGCACATGCATATCCTGAACTCAAGAAATACGAGCACCTTGTAGGCAACTACGGTGGCTCCTGGTGGGCACAGAAGGATGAATTCGAGAGCTTTAACGGCCCAATCCTCATGACTACCAACTGTCTGGTGCCACCTAAAGCATCATACAAAGACAGGCTTTACACAACTTCAATGGTTGGCTTTGAGGGCGTAAAGCATATCGAAGAGAATGCTGATGGCAGCAAGGACTTCTCTGCAATCATCAAACAGGCAAAACAGTGTAGTGCGCCAGATGAACTCGAAACCGGTGCAGTAATGGGCGGCTTTGCTCACAGTGCAGTGCTGTCTGTTGCAGACAAGGTAATTGAAGCAGTCAAAGCAGGTAAGATATCCCGCTTCATAGTGATGGCAGGTTGTGACGGCAGGCATTCATCAAGGGACTACTACTCAGACTTTGCAAACAGTCTCCCTGATGATGCGGTGATCCTCACTGCAGGTTGTGCCAAGTACCGCTACAACAAGCTGGATCTTGGTGACATAGGTGGTATCCCACGTGTACTGGATGCCGGCCAGTGTAACGATTCATACTCACTGGTTGTTGTCGCTCTGAAACTCGCCGAAGCCTTCGGGCTGGACGATGTCAATGAACTTCCGGTTTCATACAACATTGCATGGTATGAACAGAAGGCTTGTACAGTACTTCTTGCACTGCTCAGCCTCGGTGTCAAGAACATCGTACTCGGTCCGGAACTCCCGGCGTTTGTTTCACCGAATGTCCTCAATGTCCTTGTTGAGAACTTCAACATCAGTGCAAACACCACAGTCGAAGCAGATCTTGAAAGGTTGCTTTAA